From the genome of Candidatus Eisenbacteria bacterium:
GGCCGTAGAGGATCGCCGGGACGCGCCCACCCGCGCGGCTCCGCCGCGATGGTCCCTTGCCCTGCCCGGAGCGCCGCTCGATCGTGACTTCTACCGTCTCCATGCCTCGTTCCTCACACGAATAGGGAGCTGATCGATGCTTCGTCGTGTATGCGCCGGATGGCTTCGCCCAAGAGGGGTGCCACCGGGAGCACGTGGATCTTTGCGACCCGGCGCGCGGCTTCCGAGAGCGGGATGGTGTCGGTCACCACGAGCTCGTCGATGCCGGACGCCTCGATGCGGGCGATCGCAGGTCCGGAGAGGACGGCGTGCGTCGCACACGCGAGGACCGCGGGCGCGCCCGCGCGCCGCACCGCCTCGGCCGCCGCGCAGAGCGTCCCGGCGGTGTCGACCATGTCGTCGACGAGTACCGCCGCGCGTGCGTCGACGTCGCCGATGATTTGCATGTCGGCCACCACTCCGGGCCGCGACCGTCGCTTGTCGATGACTGCCAGGTTGGCGTCGAGGCGCTTCGCGAAGGCGCGTGCGCGCTCCACGCCGCCCGCGTCGGGTGACACCACCGTCACGTGGCGGTCGCCGAGCCGCTCCCGAAGGTACTGGAGCAGGACCGGATTCGCGTAGACGTTGTCGACGGGGATGTTGAAGAAGCCCTGGATCTGACCCGCATGCAGGTCGACCGTGAGGACGCGCGATGCGCCGGCGGTGGTAATGAGATCGGCCACGAGCTTCGCGCTGATCGGGACCCGCGGCGCGACCTTCCGGTCCTGCCGGCCGTAGCCGTAGTACGGGATGACCGCCGTCAGTCGCTTTGCCGAGGCTCGCTTGAAGGCGTCGAGCATCAACAGGAGCTCCATCAGGTTGTCGTTGGTCGGGGTGCACGTCGATTGGATCACGAAGACATCGCCGCCGCGGACGTTTTCCGTGATCTCGACCAGCACCTCGCCGTCGCTGAACCGACCAACCTCCGCTTGTCCCAACGGAACGCCGACCGCGTCACTGATCGCTCGCGCCAGTGCCGGATTCGATGTTCCTGCGAAAAGTTTGATCTCGTCTTTCACTCGTGCACGCCGTCGGGGGTCTCGCGTCGCGGCGCTGGGCGGGAAGGACTCGAACCTTCGGTGCCGGATCCAAAGTCCGGTGCCTTACCAACTTGGCGACCGCCCAATGCAGCTGCGCCCGCCGTGCCGCGAAGCGACGGATGCTAGATTTCGGGCCCCGGGAAGTCAACCCGATTCGCCGGATCATGCTCCCGAAATCGCTGCGAAGATGATCACATTCGCGAGTTGGTGGACGGCGTCCGACGCTTGTGATACCCGCCGGACCCGCTCGCCCGCCCTCGTGGTGAAATGGATATCACACAGGCCTCCGGAGCCTGGGGTAGAGGTTCGATTCCTCTCGGGGGCACTTCGAGCCTCCAAAAGTGATCGCGCGCTTGATCTCACGGGACCCTTTGGTCTAATTCGGGAGCCTTGGAGCGACTTTAACCTGGCCGGGGCCGGCTTGGCGTGAGGAGTGGCTGATGGAACTTCCCAAGTGCCAGAAGTGCAAATCGGGGATTCTGATTCCGCTCTCGGACTACGGTCAAGAAGGGGCTGCGGTCATTTTCAAGGCGTGGGCGTGTACGGACCCCGAATGTGGGTTTTCCCTGCGCGTCGATAAGGGCGAAGTCAGCTACGGAAAGCGGATCGAGCAGAAGCGTTGAGACACATGGGGCCGGACCCGTCCGGCACGAACTGGAGGCGGCTCTATGACGCGGCACCGAACCAACCTTCCGCTGCTGGCGGCCCTGCTCCTCGGGGTCGTCACGATCGCGTCCCGGGCCCATGCCGCGCCGTACGACGAGCGGTCCACGGCGGAGAAGGCCGGCTTCACGACGGCCGCCGCCATCATGAACGTCATTCCGATCACGGCCACTTTCGTCGCACCCAGGTGCCTGCCCGGATACGTCTTCTGCAAGATCGCGTTCGCCGGGATCAGCGTCGTCGGAGCCGCCGAGCACGTCTTCCTCGCGGGACCCGTCGACGACGGCCAGGTCGAGTCGATCCTCTACAAGGGCTTCGCCGGCGACTGGTACGTCACCGGACGCAACGTCGCAGGGGACGTCAATGCCGAGCCGCTGCCGAACGCACCGACGCCCGCAGCCGCTCCGGCACCCTAGCCGCCGACGACCTGGACCGACTGGATCACGACCGGCGTCGTCGGAACGTCGCGGTGCATGCCGCGCGCGCCCGTTTTGCCCTGCTCGATCTTCTTCACCACGTCCATCCCTTCGATCACCTTCCCGAACACGGCATAGCCCACGCCGTCCTGGGCGCGATCGCGGTTCAGGAAGTCGTTGTTTCGCACGTTGATGAAGAACTGGGCCGTCGCGCTGTCGGGGTCGGACGTCCGCGCCATCGCGAGCGTTCCCGCCTCGTTCTTCAGGCCGTTGGTCGATTCGTTCTTGATCGGGGGGCGCTCGCCCTCGTGCTTCTCGCGCATCTGCGCGTCGAATCCACCACCCTGGATCATGAAATTCGGGATGACACGATGGAAGATGGTGCCGTCGTAGTAGCCGGCACGCGCGTAGTCGAGGAAGTTCTTGACGGTCATGGGCGCCTTCTCCTCGAAGAGCTCGACCTTGATGTCTCCCAGGCTCGTCGAAATCACTACCACGGCATTCCCCTTTCCCTCGTCGCTCCCACAGGCCACGAGAAAGAACCCGACGGCAAGCATCGTCGCGCCCAGCCTGGCGCGCAAGCGCGGGCGTCGGAGCATTCCTAGTGACCTTGGTGACCCTGGTGCCCCTCGTGTCCGCCCGGCATCGGCAGGACCACCGCGGGCGCGGCGCGAACGAGGTCGCCCCGGATCTGCACGCAGTGCCACCCGTAGAGGACGACGGATCGCCATGTCCATTCCACCTCCGCGTTCACGATGGCATCCCCCTCCGGATCCTGGGCCAGGAGCCGGCGCACACAGGTGCCCAGAAGGTCACCCGCGCCCAGACCGAGTCCGGCACCGATCGACCCGCTGCACACGCGGGCGGTGGCTCCAGGACGGAGCATCTTGAATCCCTCGGTGGTGGAGACCATGCTCACTTTCGGCAGTGCGCCGCGCGAGACGGTGCAGCCGACCGTGCAGGCCGCGACCACCACAAGAACACCCATCCAGCGTGCGACGCCCACCTCTCGCCGCCTCGGCGTCGCGTCGTTCGTTGGCGTCGCCCTGCTCTTCATCGCTCTCGCCCCGAGCTGCTCGTCGCCGCCCGCAGCCCTCCGCGCGGACGTAGAAGCCTACCTCCGCCGTGTCAACGACTGGGCGCCCACGGAGGCGGAGACGGCGCGCACCATCGATCGGATCCTCGCCACCCAATTCGTGGACGAGGCCGAGGTGCGCCGCCAGGTCACGGCCGA
Proteins encoded in this window:
- a CDS encoding ribose-phosphate pyrophosphokinase, which translates into the protein MKDEIKLFAGTSNPALARAISDAVGVPLGQAEVGRFSDGEVLVEITENVRGGDVFVIQSTCTPTNDNLMELLLMLDAFKRASAKRLTAVIPYYGYGRQDRKVAPRVPISAKLVADLITTAGASRVLTVDLHAGQIQGFFNIPVDNVYANPVLLQYLRERLGDRHVTVVSPDAGGVERARAFAKRLDANLAVIDKRRSRPGVVADMQIIGDVDARAAVLVDDMVDTAGTLCAAAEAVRRAGAPAVLACATHAVLSGPAIARIEASGIDELVVTDTIPLSEAARRVAKIHVLPVAPLLGEAIRRIHDEASISSLFV
- a CDS encoding peptidylprolyl isomerase; its protein translation is MLAVGFFLVACGSDEGKGNAVVVISTSLGDIKVELFEEKAPMTVKNFLDYARAGYYDGTIFHRVIPNFMIQGGGFDAQMREKHEGERPPIKNESTNGLKNEAGTLAMARTSDPDSATAQFFINVRNNDFLNRDRAQDGVGYAVFGKVIEGMDVVKKIEQGKTGARGMHRDVPTTPVVIQSVQVVGG